The following are encoded together in the Lactuca sativa cultivar Salinas chromosome 1, Lsat_Salinas_v11, whole genome shotgun sequence genome:
- the LOC111914900 gene encoding co-chaperone protein p23-2 isoform X2: MSHPEVLWAQRADKVYLTIALTNAKDIAVKCEPHGLFNFSAIGANDENYEVSLELYGNILPEGCKTQMGLRNILCTVQKEEKGWWKRLLKSDQKPAPYIKVDWNRWCDEDEESVKGSDDDALKYASDDDGSSGDDGMLYLPDLEKVRGI, encoded by the exons ATGAG CCATCCCGAGGTTCTTTGGGCTCAGAGGGCAGACAAAGTTTACCTGACCATAGCCCTAACCAATGCAAAAGACATTGCAGTTAAATGTGAGCCCCATGGATTATTCAACTTCTCTGCCATTGGAGCAAATGATGAAAACTATGAAGTCAGTTTGGAACTTTATGGAAACATCCTACCTGAG GGCTGCAAAACCCAAATGGGGTTGAGGAATATACTGTGCACTGTTCAGAAAGAGGAGAAAGGTTGGTGGAAACGTCTCTTGAAATCTGATCAAAAACCTGCTCCGTATATAAAGGTTGATTGGAATAGATGGTGTGATGAGGATGAAGAATCAGTTAAAG GTAGTGATGATGATGCCTTGAAG TATGCCAGTGATGATGATGGAAGTAGTGGCGATGACGGAATGCTAT atctTCCGGACTTGGAAAAGGTGAGAggaatctag
- the LOC111914900 gene encoding co-chaperone protein p23-2 isoform X1 has protein sequence MRSHPEVLWAQRADKVYLTIALTNAKDIAVKCEPHGLFNFSAIGANDENYEVSLELYGNILPEGCKTQMGLRNILCTVQKEEKGWWKRLLKSDQKPAPYIKVDWNRWCDEDEESVKGSDDDALKYASDDDGSSGDDGMLYLPDLEKVRGI, from the exons ATGAG AAGCCATCCCGAGGTTCTTTGGGCTCAGAGGGCAGACAAAGTTTACCTGACCATAGCCCTAACCAATGCAAAAGACATTGCAGTTAAATGTGAGCCCCATGGATTATTCAACTTCTCTGCCATTGGAGCAAATGATGAAAACTATGAAGTCAGTTTGGAACTTTATGGAAACATCCTACCTGAG GGCTGCAAAACCCAAATGGGGTTGAGGAATATACTGTGCACTGTTCAGAAAGAGGAGAAAGGTTGGTGGAAACGTCTCTTGAAATCTGATCAAAAACCTGCTCCGTATATAAAGGTTGATTGGAATAGATGGTGTGATGAGGATGAAGAATCAGTTAAAG GTAGTGATGATGATGCCTTGAAG TATGCCAGTGATGATGATGGAAGTAGTGGCGATGACGGAATGCTAT atctTCCGGACTTGGAAAAGGTGAGAggaatctag